Below is a window of Callospermophilus lateralis isolate mCalLat2 chromosome 9, mCalLat2.hap1, whole genome shotgun sequence DNA.
CACCCATAAGATGCAGGGACACTGGCCCCTGTTCCTAGGATGATCAGGGgcagcctgggccctgctccaggCCAGAAGGCCCTACCACTGCAGGTGCTGCTGGGCTGTCTACctgccccagaggggtctccaggcaGTGGGCAGCCCCTGAGGTGGCTCCTGTCTCTCAGACCCCTATGCTGAACCTCCGGCCCTGCCCTACTGGCCCTTCTCCacctctgacttctggaactaCGTGCAGTACCTGCAGAGCCTGGGCGCCTACCCACAGCTGGAGGACCTGGCCCGCACCTTCTTTGCCCACTTCCCCCTGGGGAGCACCCTGGGCTTCCACGTCCCCTACCAGGAGGACTGAGCAGCATCCAGCCTGACGCCTGTCTGGCTGCACTGC
It encodes the following:
- the Otos gene encoding otospiralin produces the protein MEACWMLGLALCLLLGPLAGAKPVPEGADPYAEPPALPYWPFSTSDFWNYVQYLQSLGAYPQLEDLARTFFAHFPLGSTLGFHVPYQED